The DNA segment ACGGTGTTCCCCACCGCCTACGAGCCGTCGAGCAAGCTGCTCACGGTGGCCACGTCGGACCCGACGAACGTGGAGTCGCTGCAGGAGTTGGCGTTCCACACGGGACAGCGGCTCCAGGTGGTGGTGGCCGCGGCCTCGTCCATCGAGCGGGCCATCCGCCGGCACTACCATGGGGAGATCACCTCCACGACGGCGTCGCCGCTGGCGTTCGGAATCGACGAGCAGACCTTCGAGCTGGCGCCTCCGTCCGAGGCGGACGTGGAGCTGATGCCCGCCCCGCGCGCGTCGGGCCCGTCGTCCGTCCGGGAGGGTGAACTCACGCAGCAGGTGGATGCCCTCACCCAGAAGGTGGCGGACCTGGAGCGCATGGTGGCGCAGCAGGCGCGCTCGCTGCGCGCCATGCTGGAGCTCCTGGAGACGCGGGGCCTCGTCACCCGCGACGACTACCTCGCGAAGGTGCGCTGAGGGACGAGGCCCGGTTCAGACGAGGATGAGGTCCTCGTCGCCGTCCGGGGCGTCCACGCCAAGCACCTGCTCCGTGCGGCGGAGGCGCTCGTCGCTCAGCTCGGAGATGAGCACGAGGATTTGAGGGTGGCTGGAGATGAGCGCGTCGAAGTCGGCGCGCGGCAGGCGCAGGAGCGTGGTGTGCCGCCCCGCCGTCACGGTGGCCGTGGCGGGCGTCTTCTGGAGCAGGGAGATTTCGCCGAACAGGTCTCCCTCCTTCAGTCGCGTGAGCAGGTGCCCGTCCTTGTGCACCTCCACCTCGCCCGAGAGCAGGACGTAGAGCCCGTCCGTCTGGTCCCCGTCGCGGATGATGACGTCACCGCGCTCGACGTCGCGGGCGCGGAAGCGCTCCACCAGCGTGCGCCGGTCCTTCCGGTTGAAGGGCCGGAAGAGCGCGGAGGTGTTCATCACGTTGGTGAGCAGACGCTGCCGGACGAACTTCTTCAGGGCCGCGGCCACCTGCGGATGGCTCCGGGAGAGCGAGGCCAGGACGGGCGCGGAGATCTCCAGGAGCTGCGTGTCCTCGGAGGCGGCCTCGACGGAGGCGGTGCGCGGCGCTCCGGAGAGGATGGCCATCTCGCCGAAGAACGCGCCGCCTTCGAGCACGGCCAGCTCCACGCGGCGCTCCGCGTCCATCCGGAAGACGCGGGCCTGGCCCTCGCAGATGACGTAGAAGGCGTCGCCGTGGCTGCCCTGCTCGATGATGCGCTCACCCGCGCTGAAGCGGCGCAGCGGGCAGCGCTCGAACAGCTCGATGAAGGCGTCGCGAGGCAGGTCCGAGAACAGCGGGATGGTCGGCAGCGCGTCCAGTGAGGGCGCGTCGGTGATGACCTCCTCGGTGAGGCTGAAGACCTCCTCCTCGTCGCTGACGGAGGCGCTCTCGGCCCGCTGATTCAGGCCGGCCTGGGCCGCGAGCTCCACCGCGTGCAGCAGGGAGTCCGCTTCGAGTTCCAGCTCGGTGAAGGACGACGGGCGCGGCATCACCGCGCGCAGGGATGCGCCCAGTTCGCGGGACACCTCGCGGAACGGAACGGCGGTGGCGCCCGCGGGGGGCGTCACGTCCGCGCGGCGCGGGCGCAGGCCCGGAGGCGCCGAGGGCGGATCGATGACCGTGGGCGTCGGCGGGAGGCCGGGCTCCATCGCCTGTGCATCGCCGATGGGCGAGGACAACGCCTTCCACTTCCCGCTCACGGGGGACTTCGTCGCGGGCGCAGGTGGCGAGGGTGGCGTGATTCGCTGCGTGGTGCGCGGCGCGAGCCCTGGAGGCAGTGTGCTCGTCGCGCTTGCCGTGGGCGGCGCACTCGGCTCGGGCTCTCCCACCACGACGTCGAAGCCTTCGTCCTCGGATGCGGTGCTCGTGGGGGCGAGGCCCGCTTCGGCCAATCCGGTGCTCGACGGCTCGACCCCAGCCTGGGAGGACGGTGCCTCGTCAGGGTGAGGGGTGGGCTCGGCCTCCTGCCCCACGCTCACGGAATGGACGACGACCTCCTCCGAACTCGAGGTCGTGGAGGACGTCTCGACGGAGAGCTCGAGTTCGTCCGACACGGGTTGCGGAGACGGCGCGGGGCGCTCGGGAGGCGGTGGCTCGGAGAGCGCGCTGCCCATGGGCCCGCGGGCCCGGGCACCCACGGGCGTGCCGCGTCGCGCGTAGAGGTTCGCCAGCATCTGCTGGACGCCCTGGTGGCTCGGGTCCAGCTCGAGGATGAGCTTGCTCGCGGCGATGGCGCGCGGGAGGAAGCCCTCCTTCGCGAAGCCCTCGGCGGCGGACTGGTACGCGGCGACGGCGCGCTCGCGCTCCCCCGCCTTCGCCCAGGCGTCACCCATGCGCAGGCGCGACTGGTGGTCCTTCGGGTCGAGCTTGCAGAAGTCCTCGTACAGCTCGGCCGCCTTGGAGAAGCGCCCCTTGGTGAAGGCCGCGGCGGCGCTGTCCTTGAGCTTGCGTGCTTCCATTACCGAGCCCCCTCCGAAGCCGTGCCCCCCTTCGCCAGCGCCGCGCCCGCCGCGTCACGCACGGTCCGGAAGTAGTCGCTCTTGAGGGCATCGAGGAACTCGGAGTGCGTCGTCGCGCCCATGCGCTTGAGCGCCGTGGCCGCCGCCGCGCGAATCTCCGGCAGGTCGTGGAACAAGTCCCTCGCCACCACGTCGGCCGCCTGCACATCCCCGAGCGTCCCGAGCGCCAGCAGCACGTCGCGCCTGGCCACGCTGTTGGTCTCGTCGAGCGCCTTGATGAGCGTGGGCACCGCGTCCTTCGCCTGGATGCGCGCCAGCACCACCGCCGCGAGCGCCGCCTCCGGCCCACCCTCCTTCACCACGCCCTGGAGCACCGCCGACGCCGACGCCGGCACCCCGGGGCCCTTCGCCAGCGCGTCCAGCACCAGCAGCTTCTCGCCACCCATCTTCGGCAGCGCCTCCAGCAAGGCCACCTGCCCCGCCTCGCCCGACTCGGCGAGCGCCTGCGCCAGCGTCTTCTGGAGATCCCTCTCGGGCTCGAAGATTCCCTCGCGAGCCACGGCCACGCCCTCGGCGCCCAGGCGCGTCAGGCCCACGAGCGCCGCCGTGCGCAGGGGGATGCTGGAGTCCTGGCTGTAGCCCTTGAGCAGCTCCAGGGCGCCCGGCGCGCGCAGGGTCCCCAGCGCGCGAATCAGCGTCGCCAGCGGGACGAGCCGCTCGGCCTCCACGTCGTCGAACAGCTCGCTGGGCACGCGCGGCTTGACCACGGTGCGCCCCGCGTCCTTGGCCCGCTGCGCGTTGAGCGCCTTCACCCGCTCGAAGAGCGAGGCATGGCGGGACGCGCGCTCGTCATGCGGCGAGGCCGCGACGTGCGGAGAGGTCGTGGCGGAAGGGTCGAACCCGGCGCCGTATGTCTCGGGGAGCTTCTGGGTGACCCAGTCCGAGCGCAGCGCCTCGAGCCCCTTGGCCTCCTGCTCGTAGAGCTTCTGGAGCTGGGGCACGACGGCCGCGTCGCCCACCGCGGCCACGGCGTCCACCGCGAGCATGCGCAGGGTGGCATCGTTCTGGTTGAGCCACGGCGTGACCTTCGCGAGCAGCGGCTGGGCCACGGGGCCGAGCCCGGCGACGGCCTGGAGCCCGCTCGCGGCGGTGGCGGGGCGCGCCAGTCGCTCGCCGATGGGGTCCAACGGACAGCCTCCGCGGGTGCGCATCGCCAGGGCCGCCGCGAGCGCGTCCGACGGGGCACCATCGAGCGCGACGGCGCACAGCGCGGTGTCGGTCTCCGGCGTGCGAGGGAAGGACAGGATGGCGTCGATGGCCAGCGGGCTCACCGCGCTCTTCTCCACGGCCACGGCCTGGAGACGGAGCGCGGCGGCGGGGTCCTGCAGCTTGCTCAGCGCGATGATGGCGGACTCGCGCAGCTCCGGGAAACTCTCGTCGAGCAGCAGCGCGATGTCGCCCACGGCCCGCTTGTCACCCGCGTCGCCCAGGCCGCGCACGGCGGCGGCGGCGAGGATGACCTGGCTGTCGCGGACCAGGGGCAGGAGCCGATTCACGGCCTCGGGGCGGCCACTCTTGCCCAGCTCCTCGGCGGCGCCGACGCGCTCGGGGAGCTCGCCCTCGGTGAGCGTGAGGAGGTTGCGGTCCCACTGGCCCTTGGCCTCGGCGGCCACGACTTCCGCCATGGCGCCCGGCACGTTCGCGTTCTTGAGGGCCTGGACGATGACCTGACGGGTGGTGCGGCCCCGGCGCCCGTACTGGAGCGTGAGGTAGGCCTTGGCCTTGTCGTTGCGCACCTTGGAGAGCGCCATGGCCGCGCGGCCCTGGACCTCCTCGTCGGAGTCCTCGAGCAGCTCGCCCAGCAGGTCGACGACGCGAGGATCCTGACTCTCGCCGAGCGCGACGGCCGCCTCCGCGCGGACGATGGACGCCAGGTCCTTGGCCGCGCGGGTGAAGAGAATCAGGTCATCGGGATTGCCCTGTCCGGCGAGCTTCTTCACCGCCAGGGCGCGGACCTCCGGTCGAGGACTCTGGAGGTCTGCGAGGAGCTGGTCCCGGCTCCCGTTGCAACCGAGGACCAGGGCCAGCATGAGGATGTAGGGGCGTGCGCCGGTTCGCATCGGTCTCCGCTGAGGGAAACGGTGGAAAAGTCGCGGGGGGTTATATCAACACCCCCCTTGTCGCCCAATCCGCCGTGTGGTCCTCAGCGAGGCCGGCGAGGTCCCTTGGAGGGTCCGCCGGACCGGCCACCGCGCGGAGCCTGAGCGCTCCAGCGGGGCTTGGAGCCCGACTCCTTCTTCTTGCCCCAGTCCTGGAACCCCTCGGACTTGCCACCGCCCGTGGGAGCGGCCCCTCGGGCGCCTGCGCGGACGACCCGCTCACGGGGAGCGCCGCGGTCGTCGTAGGGGGCCCAGCTCTTCCCCTCGCCGCCTGCTCCCTTGGGGGCCCTGCCGCCGGGCTTCGCGCCGAAGCTGCCGCGGCCGCGCGGAGGGCCCTTGTCGCCGAACGAACGACGCGCCGGGCCACCCTCGCTCCGAGCACCGCCGAAGCGGGGACGACCTTCGCCGCTGGCGGAGCTGCCGCCACGACCGAACCGGGCCTGTCCCGTGCCACCCGCGCCACGGGGACCCCGAGGACGATCCTCGCCGCCGGCGCCGAAGGACTTGCGAGCCGGGCGATCCTCGCCGCCGGCGCCGAAGGGCTTACGGGCCGGGCGATCCGAACCGCCGGCACCGAAGGACTTACGAGCCGGACGCTCCTCGCTGCCCGCGCCGAAGGACTTGCGAGCCGGGCGATCCGTGCCGCCTGCGCCGAAGGGCTTACGGGCCGGGCGATCCTCGCTACCCGCACCAAAGGGCTTCCGGGCCGGGCGCTCCGAACCGCCTGCGCCGAAGGGCTTACGGGCCGGACGATCCTCGCTACCCGCGCCAAAGGGCTTCCGGGCCGGGCGCTCCGTGCCGAAGGACTTACGGGCCGGACGATCCTCGCTACCAGCACCAAAGGACCTACGGGCCGGACGATCCTCGCTACCGGCGCCGAAGGACTTGCGCGCCGGACGATCCGTACCGAAGGACTTACGGGCCGGACGATCCTCGCTACCAGCACCAAAGGACATACGGGCCGGACGATCCTCGCTACCGGCGCCGAAGGACTTGCGCGCCGGGCGATCCGTACCGAAGGACTTGCGGGCCGGACGATCCTCGCCACCCGCTCCGAAGGACCTACGGGCCGGACGATCCTCGCCACCCGCTCCGAAGGACTTACGAGCCGGACGGTCCGCGCCACCCGCGCCGAAGGACTTGCGAGCAGGACGATCCTCCCCGCCCGCTCCGAAGGACTTACGAGCCGGACGGTCCGCGCCACCCGCTCCGAAGGACTTACGAGCCGGACGGTCCGCGCCACCCGCTCCGAAGGACTTGCGAGCAGGACGATCCTCCCCGCCCGCTCCGAAGGACCTACGGGCCGGACGATCCTCGCCACCTGCTCCGAAGGACCTACGAGCCGGACGACCCTCGTCACTGCCGAACGTCTTGCGAGCCGGACGACCCTCATCACTGCCGAACGTCTTGCGAGCCGGACGCCCCTCGTCACTGCCGAAGGACTTGCGAGCCGGACGCCCCTCGTCGCTGCCGAAGGACTTGCGGGCCGGGCGAC comes from the Myxococcus fulvus genome and includes:
- a CDS encoding general secretion pathway protein GspE — encoded protein: MDAGLLTETQLRSALAEQRKWGGRLGLTLVQMRFVDESSMVHALSRQLSIPTVDLETVTPSATAMQALRADIAERYTVFPTAYEPSSKLLTVATSDPTNVESLQELAFHTGQRLQVVVAAASSIERAIRRHYHGEITSTTASPLAFGIDEQTFELAPPSEADVELMPAPRASGPSSVREGELTQQVDALTQKVADLERMVAQQARSLRAMLELLETRGLVTRDDYLAKVR
- a CDS encoding cyclic nucleotide-binding domain-containing protein — protein: MEARKLKDSAAAAFTKGRFSKAAELYEDFCKLDPKDHQSRLRMGDAWAKAGERERAVAAYQSAAEGFAKEGFLPRAIAASKLILELDPSHQGVQQMLANLYARRGTPVGARARGPMGSALSEPPPPERPAPSPQPVSDELELSVETSSTTSSSEEVVVHSVSVGQEAEPTPHPDEAPSSQAGVEPSSTGLAEAGLAPTSTASEDEGFDVVVGEPEPSAPPTASATSTLPPGLAPRTTQRITPPSPPAPATKSPVSGKWKALSSPIGDAQAMEPGLPPTPTVIDPPSAPPGLRPRRADVTPPAGATAVPFREVSRELGASLRAVMPRPSSFTELELEADSLLHAVELAAQAGLNQRAESASVSDEEEVFSLTEEVITDAPSLDALPTIPLFSDLPRDAFIELFERCPLRRFSAGERIIEQGSHGDAFYVICEGQARVFRMDAERRVELAVLEGGAFFGEMAILSGAPRTASVEAASEDTQLLEISAPVLASLSRSHPQVAAALKKFVRQRLLTNVMNTSALFRPFNRKDRRTLVERFRARDVERGDVIIRDGDQTDGLYVLLSGEVEVHKDGHLLTRLKEGDLFGEISLLQKTPATATVTAGRHTTLLRLPRADFDALISSHPQILVLISELSDERLRRTEQVLGVDAPDGDEDLILV
- a CDS encoding HEAT repeat domain-containing protein; the encoded protein is MRTGARPYILMLALVLGCNGSRDQLLADLQSPRPEVRALAVKKLAGQGNPDDLILFTRAAKDLASIVRAEAAVALGESQDPRVVDLLGELLEDSDEEVQGRAAMALSKVRNDKAKAYLTLQYGRRGRTTRQVIVQALKNANVPGAMAEVVAAEAKGQWDRNLLTLTEGELPERVGAAEELGKSGRPEAVNRLLPLVRDSQVILAAAAVRGLGDAGDKRAVGDIALLLDESFPELRESAIIALSKLQDPAAALRLQAVAVEKSAVSPLAIDAILSFPRTPETDTALCAVALDGAPSDALAAALAMRTRGGCPLDPIGERLARPATAASGLQAVAGLGPVAQPLLAKVTPWLNQNDATLRMLAVDAVAAVGDAAVVPQLQKLYEQEAKGLEALRSDWVTQKLPETYGAGFDPSATTSPHVAASPHDERASRHASLFERVKALNAQRAKDAGRTVVKPRVPSELFDDVEAERLVPLATLIRALGTLRAPGALELLKGYSQDSSIPLRTAALVGLTRLGAEGVAVAREGIFEPERDLQKTLAQALAESGEAGQVALLEALPKMGGEKLLVLDALAKGPGVPASASAVLQGVVKEGGPEAALAAVVLARIQAKDAVPTLIKALDETNSVARRDVLLALGTLGDVQAADVVARDLFHDLPEIRAAAATALKRMGATTHSEFLDALKSDYFRTVRDAAGAALAKGGTASEGAR
- a CDS encoding pseudouridine synthase; the protein is MAAERLQKYLARAGVASRRHAEELITAGRVAVNNTTVTELGSRVEPGTDLVSVDGKLVTPPDESSYFLLYKPVGVVTTLSDPQGRPTVANYVEETGKRLFPVGRLDYDAEGALLFTDDGALAHKLTHPSFQVPRTYLAKVKGQPDVPTLEKLRGGVRLEDGMATPVSVGVFEAAEKNTWLKIVVAEGRPHLIKRLCAAVGHPVVRLFRPAYAGVGVEGLRPGELRPLKKTEVELLNEVADGKTSPPSSDLRLPPRRHGRAAPGFDEADEDELAMDDDAAPVRRKPAARAERKPAGEGGSGLARFGRDRAGAGRPARKEFGSGDAPRSRGPRAEGGPSRFARPARKEWGEGARGEGRPARKSFGSDEGRPARKSFGSDEGRPARKTFGSDEGRPARKTFGSDEGRPARRSFGAGGEDRPARRSFGAGGEDRPARKSFGAGGADRPARKSFGAGGADRPARKSFGAGGEDRPARKSFGAGGADRPARKSFGAGGEDRPARRSFGAGGEDRPARKSFGTDRPARKSFGAGSEDRPARMSFGAGSEDRPARKSFGTDRPARKSFGAGSEDRPARRSFGAGSEDRPARKSFGTERPARKPFGAGSEDRPARKPFGAGGSERPARKPFGAGSEDRPARKPFGAGGTDRPARKSFGAGSEERPARKSFGAGGSDRPARKPFGAGGEDRPARKSFGAGGEDRPRGPRGAGGTGQARFGRGGSSASGEGRPRFGGARSEGGPARRSFGDKGPPRGRGSFGAKPGGRAPKGAGGEGKSWAPYDDRGAPRERVVRAGARGAAPTGGGKSEGFQDWGKKKESGSKPRWSAQAPRGGRSGGPSKGPRRPR